Genomic window (Candidatus Bathyarchaeota archaeon):
AGAAATTTGTACGTCTAGTCAGATGTATTCAATACGTTTCTGTAAATGGTGATTCATGAAAAGGAATAGCGTTAGTCTAAGTTGCTAGAAGATGCACAGGAAGACATGTAATATCTTTTATAATGAGATCAGGTATTTCCTTTATCAACTCTTCTTTCTTAAATAAGCCAGAGAGTACAGCAACCGTTTTTGCACCAGCAGACTTGCCTGCTTGGACATCAACTCCAGAATCGCTAACCACCACACAGTCATGGACTGGCACTTGAAGTTCATCTGCCGCCTTTAGAATGGCATCTGGAAAAGGTGTAGGTCTCTCAACTTCCAGCGATGTTACAATCGTCGTAAAATAGCTGTCAAGATGCAAGCGTTCTAGTTCTTTCTTCACCAGCCTTTTTGGGACACGTCGGCGGGTGATAAGAGCAAGCAGAAAATTTCTCGATAGCTTTCGTAGAGTTTTATCGACATTTGGGAAGAGTTTAGTTTTGCTTGGAGCGATTTTATAGAAAGATTGCAAGAATAACGTTAGGAACTTCTCTCTCAAATCCTCATCTACATTAGTTTTATTAAAGAATTCGTCGAGCAGAAGGTTACGCTGTAAACGTCGGGCTATTTCCAAACCCACATTATCAGAGCTTTGACTGCCCCCAATTGTAGAGAGCGCAGTTTCTGCAGCTTCAGCAAAAGCTTCTAAAGAGTCAACTATTGTTCCATCCAAATCAATAAGCAACGCTTTGGCTTCCAGTTTTTGTTGCGCCATTTTCCATTCTCTGCATTTATGGTTGCTGCTATAGATAAGCTCTTATGGTTTTTCAATATGAGAATGGGCAAAAAAAATTTAAAACTTATGTGGTGGCGATATCTCCCACAACTCCCGTTTTTTATGCAGTATGGGTCCATCGACCTATTGAAGCATACACTTTGTGATTTTAGGACATGTTAGACAGGAATCTGGAATCGAGGTGCCCTTGGGACGGTTGCTGAGATATCCAAATGAATGCGAACAACCAGTTGGTTTGCCTTTCTTTTCGCTACCCTGTTCCCTATCTAAATCTTCATTTGAGGTGATAGTAGGAAGTGAGATTTTTTCTACGGGCTTTGGATCTTGATTGGGATGGATCACTCTTGAGAAACAATAAGGGCAAGCATCGTAAATTTTGGGCGCATTATCTGGCCCAATAACTCTGACCTCAATTGGTCTACCGAAGGATTTGCCACACCCTATATAGGAACAGACAGTTGTCCCCTCCTCCAACTTGCTAAGAACTCGACGTTTGCCATTTCGTTTTGATCTAGGCATTAAATACACTCTGCTTCAAACTAAAATGCTGAGTATTTAACTCGTTTGAACCACAAATACATATCAGAAATGCGCATTTTTGACCGAATTATACACGAACAAGCTCTTTGAAAAAATTAGACATATAAATCCTTAGATGAAAACAACCAAAACAAAGAGAAATGCTCCAATTGCTGTCGATGATAATTGATGATTTGATTTCAGTGCAAAAGGATGTTCTTGAGTTGCCTCGACGAGAATAAGTACAATACTTGTCCCTGCAAAAGATGAGAATACATCACTTACTGCAAGCAAGATTTTCATAAGAATCAGCAACACCATACCCCAGTGATAGTGTTCGAAAAATTCTACGCTCCTTTCATACTTGTTCATTCCAGTCTTCCACCAGAGAATGTCAAATGCAATACCCACTAAGATGCCCACGATAAACCAAACGAACAAGAGCATGAGTTCTAGCCCGCTAAGAGAAGCTATCATCATGAATAGTGTGGTAGGAAAATAAAATAAAAACTAATACACTCAACTCTATGTAAATGCATGCTGGAGGCTGTAGGTGAAATTTGAACTCTCCTACAGTGGAGAAATCACCCGCGATCCCTCCCATTTTTTTGTTCAAAGGCCTTGAACAGCTTGTTCAACTTGAGGAAGATGATTATGAAGTTGCCACAGCTACATCGGTTGAGGAAGCAAAAGAAC
Coding sequences:
- a CDS encoding HAD-IA family hydrolase translates to MAQQKLEAKALLIDLDGTIVDSLEAFAEAAETALSTIGGSQSSDNVGLEIARRLQRNLLLDEFFNKTNVDEDLREKFLTLFLQSFYKIAPSKTKLFPNVDKTLRKLSRNFLLALITRRRVPKRLVKKELERLHLDSYFTTIVTSLEVERPTPFPDAILKAADELQVPVHDCVVVSDSGVDVQAGKSAGAKTVAVLSGLFKKEELIKEIPDLIIKDITCLPVHLLAT